The following proteins come from a genomic window of Candidatus Zixiibacteriota bacterium:
- a CDS encoding serine/threonine protein kinase, with protein MTVTSISRNTDLFRPHEKIGEYVVIERISHGSIAQVYKARQSSLKRVVAVKVLTKRAALEPAIIRRFEQEAMIVAQLKHPNIVHVIDRGVDRNRCFFVMDFVHGMTLKKIMADGEFPLGSGINILLQVLKALDYAHSNGIIHKDIRPSNILIENSGNALIADFGIAQMIDKERTIQTRSNLVKGRLTYRSPEQMLRFREIDQTTDIFSIGVILYELTTGDKPLGWYRQPSEINPEIPRQLDSVILKCLQLDPQDRYQSVEDLRHSLLSAVRGVVTVDDVPPLVIGSMANEIMGNCTFLETLRETVFGATYLVQHEIDGKLYVIKKMIRREMGMREAKLLATLDHPNINRVYGAGCDINKNVIISDYARGGSLAERIGRPCTVETALRIFKQIAEGLKFAHENKIVHGNLRPSNILFDLNDTVKLTDFALPEHHHRDKQNWYSAPERRRSKASDVYAAGAMLFLLLTGKTPKYDNAGNLIWQSDEHIPPLVISTLISRMLMREASARIGSFEAVLEVVDSFQKRLEKKNAETEART; from the coding sequence ATGACAGTCACATCGATATCAAGAAACACAGACTTATTCAGACCGCATGAGAAGATCGGCGAATACGTTGTGATAGAGAGAATTAGTCACGGAAGCATCGCACAGGTATATAAGGCGCGGCAATCCTCTCTTAAGCGTGTCGTTGCCGTAAAAGTCCTCACCAAACGAGCTGCGCTCGAGCCAGCCATAATCAGACGTTTCGAGCAGGAAGCGATGATCGTCGCTCAGCTCAAGCATCCAAATATCGTCCACGTCATTGATCGCGGAGTCGACAGAAACCGCTGCTTCTTCGTCATGGACTTCGTCCATGGAATGACTCTAAAGAAAATCATGGCTGATGGGGAGTTCCCACTCGGCAGTGGAATCAACATACTACTTCAGGTGCTCAAGGCGCTCGACTACGCCCACTCGAACGGGATCATCCACAAAGACATTCGACCATCGAATATCCTTATCGAAAACAGCGGGAACGCGCTGATTGCCGATTTTGGTATTGCACAGATGATTGACAAAGAGCGCACAATTCAGACCAGATCCAATCTCGTCAAAGGCAGATTGACTTACAGATCTCCGGAGCAGATGCTCCGTTTCCGCGAAATCGATCAGACCACCGATATCTTTTCGATTGGTGTGATCCTGTACGAGTTAACGACCGGTGACAAGCCGCTCGGATGGTACAGGCAGCCATCGGAAATAAATCCCGAGATTCCCCGACAATTGGACAGCGTGATCCTAAAATGTCTTCAACTCGACCCGCAGGATCGCTATCAATCTGTCGAAGATCTTAGACACTCGCTCTTGTCAGCAGTCCGTGGAGTTGTAACAGTCGATGACGTGCCACCGTTGGTGATCGGTTCCATGGCCAACGAGATCATGGGGAACTGCACATTCCTCGAAACACTCCGCGAAACAGTGTTTGGCGCGACCTATCTGGTTCAGCACGAAATTGACGGCAAGCTATACGTGATCAAAAAGATGATCAGGCGCGAAATGGGAATGAGAGAAGCCAAACTCCTTGCCACTCTCGATCATCCCAACATCAACAGAGTTTACGGCGCTGGCTGCGACATAAACAAGAATGTCATCATCTCTGACTACGCCCGTGGCGGCTCTCTCGCGGAACGTATTGGTCGACCATGCACTGTCGAGACAGCTCTCCGGATATTCAAACAGATTGCCGAGGGACTCAAATTCGCCCACGAGAATAAGATCGTACATGGCAATCTGAGACCGTCGAATATTCTGTTTGATCTGAACGATACGGTCAAGTTGACAGATTTCGCACTTCCCGAACACCACCACAGAGATAAACAGAACTGGTACAGTGCACCGGAGCGAAGGAGAAGCAAAGCATCCGATGTGTACGCCGCGGGAGCAATGCTATTTCTGCTTCTGACCGGAAAGACGCCGAAATACGATAATGCAGGCAATCTGATCTGGCAATCGGACGAGCATATACCGCCGTTGGTAATCTCTACTCTGATCAGCAGGATGCTGATGAGAGAAGCATCAGCAAGAATCGGATCATTCGAGGCAGTCTTGGAAGTAGTAGATTCGTTTCAGAAGAGATTGGAGAAGAAGAATGCTGAAACCGAAGCGCGAACTTAG
- a CDS encoding O-methyltransferase, whose translation MGIFQPGIGEYVKELPQKSPSPLDEMEQYAAEHGFPIIGPLVGRVLQQLVVLTGAKRVFELGSGYGYSALWMARVISADGKITCTDTDPENERRAKEYFKRAGLESKLDFRCGEAIAEFEKEVGPYDLVLNDIDKEHYPATIKLVKERLRPGGVFVTDNILWSGRVLDSSPDAATAGILKFTHELYNDPGFMTSIIPLRDGISVAIKK comes from the coding sequence ATGGGTATATTTCAACCGGGAATAGGCGAATATGTGAAGGAACTTCCTCAGAAGAGTCCGTCGCCGCTGGACGAGATGGAGCAATATGCCGCTGAGCATGGCTTCCCTATTATCGGTCCTCTGGTTGGGCGTGTGCTGCAGCAATTGGTAGTCCTCACCGGCGCGAAGAGGGTGTTTGAACTCGGGTCAGGTTACGGCTACTCGGCGCTATGGATGGCGCGTGTCATATCAGCAGATGGAAAAATTACATGCACCGACACGGATCCCGAGAACGAGCGGCGCGCAAAGGAGTATTTCAAGCGTGCCGGTCTTGAATCGAAGCTGGATTTCCGGTGCGGAGAAGCGATAGCGGAATTCGAGAAAGAAGTCGGTCCATACGACCTGGTGCTCAACGATATCGACAAAGAGCATTACCCGGCTACGATTAAGCTGGTCAAGGAACGCCTGCGTCCCGGCGGCGTGTTCGTCACCGACAATATCCTCTGGAGTGGCAGAGTGCTCGATTCGTCGCCAGATGCTGCCACAGCGGGGATACTGAAATTCACGCATGAACTTTACAACGATCCGGGTTTCATGACGAGCATCATTCCGCTGCGTGACGGCATCTCAGTCGCTATCAAGAAGTAG
- a CDS encoding Rieske (2Fe-2S) protein, with amino-acid sequence MRVKVCKESELKEGDSRVVSILAKHVAVFKLNGALFGLEGDCKHMKQSIAGGKIEGTVFTCPHHGWRYDVPSGECLEESWAKLKTYAAYVEDGHIWVDVLS; translated from the coding sequence ATGCGCGTCAAAGTCTGTAAGGAATCTGAATTGAAAGAAGGTGACTCCAGGGTGGTCTCGATTCTTGCCAAGCATGTTGCCGTATTCAAGTTGAACGGTGCACTGTTTGGTCTGGAAGGAGACTGCAAGCATATGAAGCAGTCTATTGCCGGGGGAAAGATTGAGGGCACTGTTTTCACCTGTCCCCACCACGGCTGGCGATATGACGTACCATCGGGGGAATGCCTTGAAGAATCGTGGGCGAAACTGAAAACGTATGCTGCTTATGTTGAGGATGGCCATATCTGGGTCGATGTCCTTTCGTGA
- a CDS encoding ferritin family protein, with protein sequence MKPARDLTSLEVLEIAIRSEMDAAALYRKMGKLVKNKDLKARLAQLESEEKKHRVMFEEIYKKMFPETDLKIPKKSFIPIVTTALSDDLPMKQLFQAAMEAEKVSEQFYKDLAKRSIDIHGSSMMMYLANVERGHYDLLKNELEFIEKFPEYYDSEYFNFGDDMIHLGP encoded by the coding sequence ATGAAGCCTGCCCGCGATCTGACATCTCTTGAGGTGCTCGAAATCGCTATCAGGTCCGAAATGGATGCAGCCGCGCTCTATCGTAAGATGGGGAAGCTGGTCAAGAATAAGGACTTGAAGGCGCGATTGGCACAGCTCGAATCGGAAGAGAAGAAACATAGAGTGATGTTTGAAGAAATCTATAAGAAAATGTTTCCCGAAACCGACCTCAAGATTCCTAAGAAATCGTTTATCCCCATCGTCACTACCGCCCTCTCCGACGACCTTCCCATGAAGCAGCTTTTCCAGGCGGCGATGGAGGCTGAGAAGGTGTCTGAACAGTTCTATAAGGACCTGGCAAAGCGGTCCATAGACATACACGGATCATCGATGATGATGTATCTGGCTAATGTAGAAAGAGGTCACTACGATCTCCTTAAGAACGAACTTGAGTTCATCGAGAAGTTTCCTGAGTATTATGATTCGGAGTATTTCAATTTCGGTGATGATATGATTCATCTCGGCCCGTAG